The nucleotide sequence CGCCGCGGCGCTGATCATGGCGGCCGTCTTCGGCGGCTTCATCTTCAACGGCGACCCCATCATCAAGTCCATCGGCTTCGCACTGACCTTCGGTGTGCTGATCGACGCCTTCGTCGTCCGGATGACGCTCGTCCCCGCCGTGATGGCCCTGCTCGGACGGCGCGCCTGGGGCCTGCCGCACGCCCTCGACCGCATCGTGCCGAACGTCGACATGGAAGGCGCGTCCCTGCCGCCGCACCCCTCCGAGGACGCGCGCGGAAGTCGGTAAAACCCGGACGCGGCGCCGCCGTCCGACCTACTCTCGAATGGTGGCGGGCGAGTCCGGCCGGGTGCTCGTTGTCGATGACAACAGAGTCATCAGGCAGCTGATCAGGGTCAATCTCGAACTGGAGGGCTTCGAGGTCGTGACCGCGGCCGACGGTGCCGAATGCCTGGACGTGGTGAACCACGTGCAGCCCGACGTGATCACCCTCGACGTGGTGATGCCGCGCCTGGACGGCATAAGCACCGCGGCCCGCCTACGCGCCGACCCGCGCACCAGCCACGTACCGATCGCCGTCATCAGCGCCTGCACGCAGTACGAGGTCGACGCGGGCGTAGCGGCGGGCGTGGACGCCTTCCTGGGCAAACCCTTCGAACCGGCCGACCTGATCAGAATCGTCCGCCGCCTGGCGCGGGGCGACGACCCGTGGTCGGCGGTGGACAAACACGGCGCGGGCCGCGTCTAGGTTGGCGGGGTCTTGGTTGCCGTCTCGTCGTCCGTGCCGGTGTCCGGGTCCTGCGGAGGGGGGTGTCCGGACTGCTTGTCGCATGAGCTCCTTCGCTTTACGTCCGGACACCCCCCTCCTCCGGCCCCGGCCCCCTCCCGTCCGGCGGTCGGACACACCGCCCGCGTCGCCGCGGGTGAGCGGTGCCCTGCGGGCCGGGGCACGTCCCTGGCGTGAACGCCCGGGCACGTTCCCTCGCGGGTCGTGGCGCAGCCGATCCGTGGCGCGGGGGTGAAGGGGGTCGTGCAGGGGTGGTGTCCGGAGCGTAGAGCGTGATTTGTGGCGCATCTCGGCGGTGGCTCCGCGTCTCGGGAGTACGCGCCGTAAATCATGCAGCGCAGGACGCCTCCCCGGAACGGCCCCCGGCGACCACCGCAACCACGACCGCCAACCGAACCGCGCCGGACGGCGACACCGCGCAGGACACGACCCCGGAACGGCCCCCGGCAACAACCGCAACGCAAACCCGCAACCACGAACCGCGCCGGACGGCGAAACCGCCCCCGGCGACCACCGCAACCACGACCGCCAACCGAACCGCGCCGGACGGCGACACCGCAACCCCCGTGGTGCCCGCATGGCGAAACGCACCGCGAGACCCGCCGGGGTCTCCCATACGCTTGTGCCGTGACCCCCGCCCAGCTCGCCCGCACCGTGCGGCACGCCGTATGCCGTGCCGTGGCGGACGGCGCGCTACGGGTCGCCGTGCCCGAACGGGTACAGGTCGAGCGGCCACGGGCCGGCGGCAGCGGCGACTGGGCGACCAACGCCGCGCTGACCCTCGCCGGGCCGGCCGGACGCGCGCCGCGCGAGGTCGCCGAGATCCTGCGCAGCCGGATGGAGACCCGTGGCATCACCCGCGTCGAGATCACCGGACCCGGCTTCCTGAACTTCACGTTGACCGGCGACAGCGGCGCCGACCTCGTCCGTACGGTCCTCGCCGCAGGGACCCTTTACGGCCACGGCGACACCCTCGCCGATACAACGGCGACGAAGACCTTCGCGCCCGGCGACGGCGTCCGCGCCACGATCTGGACCGGCGCCGTCGTCGCCCTGCTCCGCGCCCAGGGCGCCAGCGCCGACGTGCGGCCTGGCGGCGAAGCGCTGACCGTCGTGCCCGTACCCGCAGGTGACGACGTCGTCGCCCGGCTCGGCCCCGACGCGGCCCGCTGGGGGCTGCTGCGGGCCGCCGCGCACGACCGCCCGCTCACGGGGCAAGGGCTGCTCGTACAGCGCGAGACCAACCCGCTCTTCCTGGTGCGGTACGCCCACGCCCGCACCCGCGCGCTCAGCCGCGCCGCCGCAGAGCTGGGCGTCCCGGAAGGCGACGCGCACGGCCGGACGCCGGAAACGGGCGCCGAACTGCTCGCCGCCATCGGCGACCACCCCGCCGTCCTGGAGAGCGCCGCACGCCTGCGCGCTCCCGACCGCCTCGCCCGCCATCTCGAACTGACCGCCGACGCCGTCCTGCGGTTCCAGGAAACCGGCCGCCCGCTGCCCGTCGGCGACGAGAAACCCTCGGCCGCCCACCGCTCCCGCGTCGCGCTCGCCGAAGCCGCCGGGGCCGTGCTGGCAGGCGGCCTGTCCCTGCTCGGCATCACCGCACCCGAACACCTCTGAAAGAGCGAAGAGATGAGCCGTTCCGCGCACCCCGCAGGTCCCCGCCACGGAGACGTGATCCCCGACGGGCACTACTCCGCACCGGCGGCCGACCTCAACGTCCTCGACGAGAAGGTCTGGTCCCGCACGGTCGACCGCAACGAGAACGGGGTCGCCACCGTCGCCGGCATCGAAGTGACCCGGCTCGCCGAGGAGTTCGGCACCCCCGCCTACTTCCTCGACGAGGCCGACTTCCGGGCCCGCTGCCGCGCCTGGTCCGACGCCTTCGGCCCCGACGCCGACGTGTTCTACGCGGGCAAGGCGTTCCTGTCCCGCGCGGTCGTCCGCTGGCTCACCGAGGAAGGCCTCCACCTCGACGTCTGCTCCGGCGGCGAACTGGCCACCGCGCTGGCCGGCGGCATGCCCGCCGAGCGCATCGCCTTCCACGGCAACAACAAGACGACCGAGGAGATCGAGCGGGCCGTCGAGGCCGGCGTCGGGCGGATTGTCCTCGACTCGTTCCAGGAGATCGTCCGCGTCGCGCACATCGCGCAGAGCCAGGGCAAGCGCCAGCGCGTCCAGATCCGGGTCACCGTCGGCGTCGAGGCCCACACCCACGAATTCATCGCCACGGCGCACGAGGACCAGAAGTTCGGCATCCAGCTCGCCGACGGACAGGCCGCGGAGGCCGTCCGCCGCGCGCTCAAGCTCGACGGCCTCGAACTCATCGGCATCCACTCGCACATCGGCTCGCAGATCTTCGACATGGCGGGCTTCGAGGTCTCCGCGCGCCGCGTCGTGGAGCTGCTCGCCCAGATCCGCGACGAACACGGCGTCGAACTGCCCGAGATCGACCTCGGCGGCGGCCTCGGCATCGCGTACACCTCCGACGACGACCCGAGTGAGCCGCACCACATCGCCAAGGCGCTGCTCTCCATCGTCACCCGCGAGTGCGAGTCGGCGCGGCTGAGCACGCCCCGTATCTCCGTCGAGCCCGGCCGGGCGATCGTCGGGCCCACGGCCTTCACGCTCTACGAGGTCGGCACGATCAAGCCGCTCGAAGGGCTGCGCACCTATGTCAGCGTGGACGGCGGCATGTCCGACAACATCCGTACCGCGCTGTACGACGCCGAGTACAGCGTCGCGCTCGTCTCCCGCAGGTCCGACGCCGAGCCGATGCTCTCCCGCGTCGTCGGCAAGCACTGCGAGAGCGGCGACATCGTCGTACGGGACGCCTTCCTCCCCGCCGACCTGGCCCCCGGCGACCTGATCGCCGTACCGGCGACGGGTGCGTACTGCCGCTCCATGGCGAGCAACTACAACCACGCGCTGCGGCCGCCGGTGGTCGCCGTCAAGGACGGCGGGGCGCGGGTCATCGTGCGCCGGGAGACCGAGGAGGACCTGCTCCGGCTGGACGTCGGATAATGCGGGAAGTAGAGAGATGGTCTCG is from Streptomyces sp. NBC_00370 and encodes:
- a CDS encoding response regulator, with translation MVAGESGRVLVVDDNRVIRQLIRVNLELEGFEVVTAADGAECLDVVNHVQPDVITLDVVMPRLDGISTAARLRADPRTSHVPIAVISACTQYEVDAGVAAGVDAFLGKPFEPADLIRIVRRLARGDDPWSAVDKHGAGRV
- the nrtL gene encoding ArgS-related anticodon-binding protein NrtL produces the protein MTPAQLARTVRHAVCRAVADGALRVAVPERVQVERPRAGGSGDWATNAALTLAGPAGRAPREVAEILRSRMETRGITRVEITGPGFLNFTLTGDSGADLVRTVLAAGTLYGHGDTLADTTATKTFAPGDGVRATIWTGAVVALLRAQGASADVRPGGEALTVVPVPAGDDVVARLGPDAARWGLLRAAAHDRPLTGQGLLVQRETNPLFLVRYAHARTRALSRAAAELGVPEGDAHGRTPETGAELLAAIGDHPAVLESAARLRAPDRLARHLELTADAVLRFQETGRPLPVGDEKPSAAHRSRVALAEAAGAVLAGGLSLLGITAPEHL
- the lysA gene encoding diaminopimelate decarboxylase codes for the protein MSRSAHPAGPRHGDVIPDGHYSAPAADLNVLDEKVWSRTVDRNENGVATVAGIEVTRLAEEFGTPAYFLDEADFRARCRAWSDAFGPDADVFYAGKAFLSRAVVRWLTEEGLHLDVCSGGELATALAGGMPAERIAFHGNNKTTEEIERAVEAGVGRIVLDSFQEIVRVAHIAQSQGKRQRVQIRVTVGVEAHTHEFIATAHEDQKFGIQLADGQAAEAVRRALKLDGLELIGIHSHIGSQIFDMAGFEVSARRVVELLAQIRDEHGVELPEIDLGGGLGIAYTSDDDPSEPHHIAKALLSIVTRECESARLSTPRISVEPGRAIVGPTAFTLYEVGTIKPLEGLRTYVSVDGGMSDNIRTALYDAEYSVALVSRRSDAEPMLSRVVGKHCESGDIVVRDAFLPADLAPGDLIAVPATGAYCRSMASNYNHALRPPVVAVKDGGARVIVRRETEEDLLRLDVG